A genomic segment from Nodularia sphaerocarpa UHCC 0038 encodes:
- the smpB gene encoding SsrA-binding protein SmpB: protein MSEKSQSYKVISDNRQARYLYEILETFEAGVELVGTEVKSIRAGRVNLQDGYALIRNGEAWLINVHISPYNASGQYFNHEPRRTRKLLLHRQEIRKLIGKVEQEGLTLVPLKMYLKRGWVKVSIALGKGKKLHDKRESLKRRQDQRDMQRAMKSYKKIG from the coding sequence ATGAGCGAAAAGAGCCAAAGTTACAAAGTTATTAGTGACAACCGTCAAGCCCGTTATTTGTATGAAATCCTAGAAACCTTTGAAGCAGGAGTTGAGTTAGTAGGAACAGAAGTTAAATCGATTCGCGCCGGGAGAGTTAATCTCCAAGATGGTTATGCTTTGATTCGCAATGGCGAAGCATGGCTGATCAACGTCCATATCTCTCCTTACAACGCTAGTGGTCAATATTTTAATCATGAACCGCGTCGCACGCGTAAACTGTTGTTACATCGCCAAGAAATTCGTAAATTAATTGGCAAGGTGGAACAGGAAGGTTTAACACTCGTACCTTTAAAAATGTACCTCAAACGAGGGTGGGTAAAAGTGAGTATAGCCCTTGGTAAAGGTAAAAAACTCCATGACAAACGCGAATCCCTCAAACGAAGACAAGATCAACGTGATATGCAACGGGCGATGAAAAGTTATAAGAAAATAGGCTGA
- a CDS encoding response regulator transcription factor, with product MPLTILVVDDDLGTRLSISDYLELSGYSVVTANDGEEALAMVDNYHPDLIVTDIIMPRMNGYELVRRVRQQPAFRLLPVILLTARTKTQERILGYQSGCDLYLPKPFELEELAAAIRNLLERSQIIQSEYRFSHKENLGSFVPTKEVEIPNSLSTNIQQSHLLASLTPREQEVLEMLTHGFSNAEMGHQLHLSPRTVEKYVSSLLRKTATSNRAELVRFAMKHGLVE from the coding sequence ATGCCCTTGACTATTCTTGTTGTGGATGATGACCTGGGAACTCGTCTGTCTATTAGTGATTATCTTGAACTGTCTGGCTACTCTGTGGTAACGGCGAATGACGGCGAAGAAGCTTTGGCAATGGTAGATAATTACCATCCTGATTTGATCGTTACTGATATTATTATGCCACGAATGAACGGCTATGAACTGGTACGTCGGGTACGCCAACAACCAGCATTCCGGTTATTACCTGTAATTTTATTAACAGCACGCACTAAGACCCAAGAAAGAATTTTGGGCTACCAGTCGGGGTGCGATTTGTACTTACCTAAGCCTTTTGAGCTAGAGGAGTTAGCCGCAGCAATTCGTAATCTGCTAGAGCGATCGCAAATTATCCAATCTGAGTATCGCTTTTCTCATAAAGAAAATTTGGGCAGTTTCGTACCCACAAAAGAGGTAGAAATCCCAAATTCTTTATCAACGAACATTCAGCAATCCCATCTGTTAGCATCCTTGACACCCAGAGAACAAGAAGTGTTAGAAATGTTAACTCATGGTTTTTCTAATGCTGAGATGGGACATCAACTGCATTTGAGTCCGAGAACAGTAGAAAAGTATGTCAGCAGTTTATTAAGAAAAACTGCCACCAGCAACCGAGCGGAACTGGTGCGTTTTGCGATGAAGCATGGACTGGTGGAATAG
- the nadD gene encoding nicotinate (nicotinamide) nucleotide adenylyltransferase, producing MQQIGIFGGTFDPIHWGHLLVAQTALNQVPLEKVIWVPSLNPPHKKAVLFEHRWEMLKLATRDHPRFTVSLVETKRSGTSYAINTLMDLSSCYANTHWYSIVGLDTFKTLPRWYRGHEVAHMCDWLIAPRLLGGETIAQSELICKQVEQQLTERSLTIRWQLLNIPLVGISSSLVRKLCRDRQSIRYLVPESVRHYITTHSLYSGKSE from the coding sequence ATGCAGCAAATAGGAATCTTTGGTGGCACATTTGATCCAATTCATTGGGGACACTTACTTGTCGCCCAAACAGCCTTAAATCAAGTACCTCTGGAAAAGGTAATTTGGGTACCATCACTAAACCCTCCTCATAAAAAAGCAGTTTTGTTTGAACATCGCTGGGAAATGCTGAAATTAGCGACAAGAGATCACCCAAGATTTACTGTTTCCCTCGTAGAGACAAAACGCTCTGGGACTTCCTATGCCATCAATACCTTAATGGACTTATCTAGTTGTTATGCAAATACTCACTGGTACTCGATTGTGGGTTTGGATACATTTAAAACCTTACCCCGTTGGTACCGTGGACACGAAGTAGCACATATGTGTGATTGGTTAATCGCACCCAGACTCCTAGGTGGTGAGACTATAGCTCAAAGCGAGCTGATCTGCAAGCAAGTGGAGCAACAACTAACAGAGCGATCGCTGACTATTCGCTGGCAATTATTGAATATACCTTTAGTAGGGATTTCGTCAAGTCTAGTTCGTAAACTTTGCCGCGATCGCCAGTCAATTCGCTATTTAGTCCCAGAATCGGTCAGACATTACATCACTACTCACAGCCTTTACTCCGGTAAATCTGAATAA
- a CDS encoding low molecular weight protein-tyrosine-phosphatase, translating to MPYKLLFVCLGNICRSPSAENIMNHLIDQARLSDGILCDSAGTSSYHIGSPPDRRMSNAATAKLGIKLLGQARQLQKLDFQNFDMILAMDQENYHNILALDPTGQYHHKVYLMCGFCSRHSLKEVPDPYYGGVEGFNQVIDLLVDACEGLLQHITSQQLKA from the coding sequence ATGCCTTACAAGTTGCTGTTTGTCTGTCTGGGGAACATCTGCCGATCGCCTTCCGCAGAAAACATTATGAATCATCTCATTGACCAAGCCCGCTTGAGCGATGGCATCCTCTGTGATTCTGCTGGTACATCTAGTTATCACATAGGTAGTCCACCCGACCGACGCATGAGTAATGCTGCTACTGCAAAGTTGGGAATTAAACTGCTTGGTCAAGCTCGGCAATTGCAAAAATTAGACTTTCAGAACTTTGATATGATCTTGGCAATGGATCAAGAGAATTATCATAATATACTTGCTCTTGATCCAACTGGTCAGTATCACCACAAAGTTTACCTGATGTGTGGTTTTTGCTCTCGCCACTCCCTGAAAGAAGTTCCAGACCCTTACTACGGTGGAGTAGAGGGTTTTAATCAGGTAATAGATTTACTTGTGGATGCTTGTGAAGGTCTACTCCAACACATTACCAGCCAGCAACTCAAAGCATAA
- a CDS encoding type I glyceraldehyde-3-phosphate dehydrogenase, which translates to MIRVAINGFGRIGRNFARCWVGRENSNIELIAINDTSDPRTNAHLLKYDSMLGKLRNADITADDNSIIVNGKTIKCVSDRNPENLPWKEWEIDLIIEATGVFTSRDGAQKHINAGAKKVLITAPGKNEDGTFVMGVNHHDYDHNKHHVISNASCTTNCLAPIAKVLNDKFGIIKGTMTTTHSYTGDQRLLDASHRDLRRARAAAINIVPTSTGAAKAVALVIPDLKGKLNGVALRVPTPNVSMVDFVVQVEKRTITEEVNQALKEASEGSLKGILDYSELQLVSSDYQGCDASSIIDSSLTIVMGNDLVKVMAWYDNEWGYSQRVLDLAELVATKWA; encoded by the coding sequence GTGATTAGAGTCGCAATCAACGGTTTTGGGCGTATTGGACGTAACTTTGCACGCTGCTGGGTAGGCAGAGAAAATAGCAACATTGAGCTGATAGCTATTAACGACACATCAGACCCTAGAACCAATGCACACCTCCTAAAGTATGACTCCATGCTTGGGAAGTTAAGGAATGCTGACATTACAGCCGATGATAACTCGATCATCGTTAACGGTAAGACGATTAAATGCGTATCGGATCGCAACCCGGAAAACTTGCCCTGGAAAGAGTGGGAAATTGACCTGATTATAGAAGCAACAGGCGTATTTACCAGTCGGGATGGCGCACAGAAGCATATAAATGCTGGAGCCAAAAAAGTTCTGATTACCGCTCCTGGTAAAAACGAAGATGGTACTTTTGTCATGGGCGTGAATCATCACGACTATGACCACAACAAGCACCACGTCATTAGTAACGCCAGCTGTACTACCAACTGCTTGGCTCCTATAGCCAAAGTGTTGAACGATAAATTCGGGATCATCAAAGGCACGATGACCACGACTCACAGCTACACTGGTGACCAGCGCTTGCTAGACGCTTCTCACCGGGATTTGCGACGGGCGCGGGCAGCAGCTATTAACATTGTCCCCACCTCCACTGGTGCGGCTAAAGCAGTAGCGCTGGTCATCCCAGACCTCAAAGGTAAGCTGAATGGTGTGGCTTTACGTGTACCTACTCCCAACGTCTCAATGGTAGATTTCGTAGTTCAAGTTGAGAAGCGTACTATTACTGAAGAAGTTAATCAAGCGCTCAAAGAGGCCTCAGAAGGTTCACTTAAAGGCATTTTGGACTACAGCGAATTACAATTGGTATCTTCTGATTATCAAGGTTGTGATGCTTCTTCCATTATCGATTCCAGTTTGACTATCGTCATGGGTAATGACTTGGTGAAAGTTATGGCGTGGTATGACAATGAGTGGGGTTATAGCCAACGAGTTCTAGATTTGGCAGAACTAGTAGCCACAAAGTGGGCTTAG
- a CDS encoding IctB family putative bicarbonate transporter → MNLVWQRFTLSYLPLKEYLATSYLHRFLVGILHSWRQSSILMQWGDVIAVALLSLVYALAPFVSSSLVGLLLVACVGFWLLLTLSDESAPANRPLFTPIHLLVLLYWAIAVVSTALSPVKQAAFKDLVVLTLYLLLFALCARVLRSPRLRSWIITLYLHVSLIVSIYGLRQWFFGATALATWVDPQSPLAKTTRVYSYLGNPNLLAGYLVPAVVFSLVAIFAWQSWIKKALALTMLIANGACLVLTFSRGGWIALVVGLLTAIALLVYWWTVQMPPFWRTWSLPIILAGMIGLLLLAVIFVEPVRIRVLSIFADRQDSSNNFRRNVWDAVFEMIRDFPIIGIGPGHNSFNKVYPLYQRPRFTALSAYSIFLEVAVETGLVGLACFLWLIIVTFNNAFMQVRRLRQSRSVEGFWLIGAFATVAGMLAHGTVDTIWFRPEVNSLWWLMVALIASYWTPIAQDHSQNLNSSHGEPTAS, encoded by the coding sequence ATGAATTTAGTCTGGCAACGATTTACTTTATCTTATTTACCGCTCAAAGAATATCTGGCTACGAGCTACTTACACCGTTTTTTGGTGGGGATATTGCACTCTTGGCGGCAAAGTAGCATCTTGATGCAGTGGGGAGACGTAATAGCTGTGGCTTTACTCAGCTTGGTGTATGCTCTGGCTCCTTTTGTATCGAGTAGCCTAGTAGGATTATTGTTAGTAGCTTGTGTAGGATTTTGGCTGCTGTTGACTTTATCCGATGAATCTGCGCCAGCAAATAGGCCGTTATTTACGCCAATTCATCTGCTGGTGTTACTTTACTGGGCTATTGCGGTAGTCTCTACTGCATTGTCACCAGTCAAACAGGCAGCGTTTAAAGATTTGGTGGTATTGACTCTTTATCTGTTGCTGTTTGCCCTTTGTGCTAGGGTATTGCGATCGCCTCGTTTGCGGTCTTGGATCATTACTCTGTATTTGCACGTATCTTTAATCGTTAGTATATACGGGTTGCGGCAATGGTTTTTTGGTGCTACAGCCCTGGCGACTTGGGTAGATCCACAATCTCCTCTGGCTAAGACCACAAGGGTTTATAGTTATTTGGGTAATCCTAATTTATTGGCTGGATATCTTGTACCAGCAGTCGTTTTCAGCTTGGTAGCCATTTTTGCGTGGCAAAGCTGGATTAAGAAGGCTTTAGCGTTAACTATGTTGATTGCTAATGGTGCTTGTTTGGTGCTGACTTTTAGTCGTGGTGGCTGGATTGCTCTAGTGGTTGGTTTATTGACTGCGATCGCCTTGTTAGTGTATTGGTGGACTGTGCAAATGCCTCCTTTTTGGCGTACTTGGTCTCTACCGATTATTTTGGCAGGGATGATTGGCTTACTCTTGCTAGCAGTCATCTTTGTTGAACCAGTCCGCATCAGAGTCTTGAGTATTTTTGCAGATCGACAAGATAGCAGTAATAATTTTCGCAGAAATGTTTGGGATGCTGTCTTCGAGATGATTCGCGATTTCCCAATTATTGGCATTGGCCCCGGTCACAATTCTTTTAATAAAGTGTACCCCCTCTACCAACGTCCTCGTTTTACGGCTTTAAGTGCTTATTCGATTTTTTTAGAGGTGGCTGTAGAAACTGGTTTGGTGGGTTTAGCCTGTTTTCTCTGGCTGATCATTGTCACCTTCAATAACGCATTTATGCAAGTGCGACGATTGCGCCAATCTCGAAGTGTCGAGGGATTTTGGTTGATTGGAGCATTCGCGACTGTGGCGGGGATGCTGGCTCACGGTACTGTCGATACTATTTGGTTTCGTCCTGAAGTCAATAGCCTTTGGTGGTTAATGGTGGCTTTAATTGCTAGCTACTGGACACCCATAGCTCAAGACCACAGTCAAAATCTTAATTCATCTCACGGAGAACCTACAGCCAGTTAA
- a CDS encoding WGxxGxxG family protein has translation MTRNLTKAVSAGFISLSMAMLPLTLPVNAQVTDPRVETTPRTTVEQRQDFDWGWLGLIGLFGLAGLAGRKRGDEPTAYREPTTTGSTTYRD, from the coding sequence ATGACACGTAATTTGACCAAAGCAGTTAGTGCTGGCTTTATTAGTTTGAGTATGGCCATGTTGCCTTTAACTCTACCTGTAAATGCCCAAGTAACTGACCCCAGAGTTGAAACTACACCGAGGACTACAGTTGAACAGCGTCAAGATTTTGATTGGGGTTGGTTAGGATTAATTGGTTTATTTGGGTTAGCTGGTTTAGCTGGGAGAAAGCGTGGTGACGAACCTACTGCTTATCGCGAGCCGACTACTACTGGAAGTACAACCTACAGAGACTAA
- the murC gene encoding UDP-N-acetylmuramate--L-alanine ligase, protein MSNYVDFNGRPFHFIGIGGIGMSALAYVLAKRQMPVSGSDLRPSHITRNLESIGTHIFGRQEACNLEFFRSSESANRVLLNSQEILPPASKSTLPQVVCSTAINANNLEYKAALELGCPILHRSDVLAALISDYYSIAVAGTHGKTTTSSMIGYMLLEAGLDPTIIVGGEVDAWQGNARLGQSKYLVAEADESDGSLVKHAPEIGIITNIELDHPDHYETLEEVVNIFQKFASGCKTLIGCIDCDTVRERFKPTITYSLHPETDADYTVTNIDYRADGTTALVWEKGKALGVLKLRLLSRHNLSNALSAVAVGRALGLEFGAIAKGIATFEGARRRFELRGEVSGITFIDDYAHHPSEIRATLASARLQARPGQRVVAIFQPHRYSRTLTFLAEFADSFTHADLVVLTDIYSAGEPNLGLISGEQLAAEIAKLHPQVLYQPNLPLMSEFLVQTLRPGDFALFLGAGNLNQVIPEIINTLCEPATATS, encoded by the coding sequence ATGAGTAATTATGTAGATTTTAATGGCAGACCATTTCATTTCATTGGCATTGGTGGCATAGGTATGTCTGCCCTAGCTTATGTTCTGGCAAAGCGTCAAATGCCAGTATCAGGTTCTGATCTTCGTCCTAGTCATATTACGCGCAATTTGGAATCTATCGGGACACATATTTTTGGTAGACAAGAGGCCTGTAATCTCGAATTCTTTCGATCTAGTGAATCAGCGAATAGAGTATTATTAAACTCACAAGAAATATTACCTCCTGCGAGCAAGTCAACACTACCTCAAGTTGTTTGTTCAACAGCAATTAATGCCAATAATTTGGAATACAAAGCAGCCCTGGAATTAGGATGTCCAATTTTACATCGTTCAGATGTACTAGCAGCCTTGATTTCAGATTACTATAGCATCGCAGTGGCAGGAACCCACGGCAAAACTACAACCAGTAGCATGATTGGCTATATGCTGTTAGAAGCTGGTTTAGACCCGACAATAATTGTCGGTGGTGAAGTTGATGCTTGGCAAGGAAATGCGCGATTAGGGCAAAGTAAGTATCTGGTAGCTGAGGCCGATGAATCTGATGGTTCTCTGGTAAAGCACGCCCCGGAAATCGGCATTATTACTAATATTGAACTTGATCATCCTGACCACTACGAGACACTAGAAGAAGTAGTTAACATCTTCCAAAAATTTGCCTCTGGTTGTAAAACTCTCATAGGTTGTATTGATTGTGATACGGTGCGCGAACGCTTCAAACCGACAATTACCTACAGCCTCCACCCAGAGACAGATGCTGATTATACTGTTACTAATATTGACTATCGCGCTGATGGTACCACAGCCCTAGTTTGGGAAAAAGGCAAAGCCTTGGGAGTATTGAAATTACGGTTGCTGAGTCGGCATAATTTGAGCAATGCTCTGTCGGCGGTAGCTGTTGGTCGCGCCTTGGGTTTAGAATTTGGGGCAATTGCCAAGGGTATTGCCACCTTTGAAGGAGCCAGACGACGCTTTGAGCTTCGGGGAGAAGTTAGCGGCATTACCTTCATTGATGACTATGCCCACCACCCCAGTGAAATTCGCGCTACTCTTGCCTCTGCACGCCTCCAAGCCAGACCAGGACAAAGAGTAGTGGCAATTTTCCAACCCCATCGCTATAGTCGCACATTGACCTTTTTGGCAGAATTTGCCGACTCATTTACTCATGCTGATTTAGTTGTGCTGACAGATATTTACAGTGCCGGCGAACCCAATTTAGGGCTAATTAGCGGTGAACAACTAGCAGCAGAAATAGCTAAACTGCACCCACAAGTGCTTTATCAACCAAATCTGCCCTTAATGAGTGAGTTTTTGGTGCAAACCCTGCGTCCTGGAGATTTCGCCCTATTTTTGGGGGCTGGGAATTTAAATCAGGTGATTCCTGAAATAATTAATACACTTTGCGAACCTGCTACAGCCACATCTTAG
- a CDS encoding GAF domain-containing sensor histidine kinase, whose product MVEPENKLFGFKDGWGSQAATEEQRLEALSELGLRQPDTIPVFEEATQTAAHFLEAPISILGFVDQERHWFKSAVGLSRLGLMNHLAQNRQLSREESFCTQVVERCQVSVINDTHKLTKSSLRTGKLVQDYGIRAYLGAPLIDAAGNCLGALAVMDLVPRKFTTREIEFLQIIARWCISEFERNLMLLTKNSKKTHSQHAATKSLNDQRSSGMRATPPHLEKASASSQHLKLELLGQITQELRTPLTSVLGMGSVLGHEIYGPLTIKQREYVEIIQDSGRYLLSLVNEISELGTLDENNSVLNLAPVDIEMLCQQSINILKEAANRRDQNIRLSIEPGYSRIWVLDKDKVRHILYHLISSVIRLSATGSIIRIHVSYQKRTLNVTVWVCHPWLGDGITEVESYFHLNSFSQFELTGEAATYSSYPESQEDSGMPAAVKNRLNFNDSHSDTFNMIASGDLAQGDGNLTRESLGMLLSCQLAEFHGGHIAIQGSPQLGYRYVLSLPLQMATSSEIISE is encoded by the coding sequence ATGGTAGAGCCTGAAAACAAATTGTTTGGCTTCAAGGATGGTTGGGGTTCTCAAGCAGCAACAGAGGAACAACGCCTAGAAGCATTGTCTGAATTAGGTTTGCGGCAACCAGACACAATTCCGGTTTTTGAAGAAGCCACTCAAACTGCTGCCCACTTTTTAGAAGCGCCAATTTCCATATTGGGATTTGTAGACCAAGAACGTCATTGGTTCAAGTCGGCGGTGGGTTTATCTAGGCTAGGGCTAATGAATCATCTGGCACAAAACCGTCAGTTGTCACGTGAGGAATCCTTTTGCACCCAAGTGGTAGAACGCTGTCAAGTTTCTGTAATTAACGATACGCACAAACTTACGAAATCATCACTGAGGACGGGTAAGCTGGTACAGGATTATGGCATCCGTGCCTACTTGGGAGCGCCCCTGATTGATGCTGCGGGAAATTGTTTAGGTGCTTTGGCAGTCATGGATTTAGTGCCACGTAAATTTACAACTCGCGAGATTGAATTTTTACAAATAATAGCTCGTTGGTGTATCAGTGAATTTGAGCGCAACCTGATGCTGCTGACAAAAAACTCCAAAAAAACTCATTCACAGCACGCTGCTACGAAATCACTCAATGATCAACGCTCAAGTGGGATGAGAGCCACCCCACCTCATTTAGAAAAAGCATCTGCTTCTAGTCAGCACCTGAAACTGGAACTTTTGGGACAGATTACGCAAGAGTTACGTACACCCTTAACATCTGTACTAGGCATGGGTAGCGTTTTGGGACATGAAATTTATGGGCCTTTGACAATCAAACAGAGAGAATATGTGGAAATCATTCAAGACAGTGGTCGGTACTTACTGTCTTTAGTCAACGAAATTAGCGAACTGGGAACGTTGGATGAAAACAACTCTGTGCTGAATCTAGCTCCTGTAGATATTGAAATGTTATGTCAGCAATCGATCAATATTCTCAAAGAGGCAGCTAACCGCCGTGACCAAAATATTCGCCTGTCCATAGAACCAGGATATAGCCGCATTTGGGTTTTGGATAAAGACAAGGTGCGGCACATCCTGTATCACTTAATTTCCAGTGTGATTCGACTTTCTGCTACAGGTAGTATTATCCGTATTCATGTGTCTTATCAGAAAAGGACGCTGAATGTTACTGTTTGGGTTTGCCATCCCTGGCTAGGAGATGGAATAACTGAGGTTGAGTCCTATTTTCACCTGAATTCTTTCTCGCAGTTTGAACTAACAGGCGAAGCTGCAACCTACAGCAGTTATCCAGAAAGTCAGGAGGACTCAGGGATGCCAGCAGCAGTGAAGAATAGACTGAACTTTAATGATTCCCACTCAGATACATTTAACATGATTGCTAGTGGGGATTTAGCTCAAGGTGATGGTAACTTGACGCGTGAAAGCTTGGGTATGTTACTGAGCTGTCAGCTGGCAGAATTTCACGGGGGACACATTGCAATTCAAGGTTCACCGCAATTAGGATACCGCTATGTACTGTCTTTGCCATTACAGATGGCTACTTCCTCAGAAATCATCAGTGAGTAA
- the thiL gene encoding thiamine-phosphate kinase, which translates to MTKIKDIGEQGVLKKLQRFCPPGMIGDDAAVLLTAPDKSLVVTTDVLVDGVHFSNVTTSPEDAGWRAVAANLSDLAAMGADPLGITVGLGLPGEVLVSWVERFYEGMTECLQKYNTVIVGGDIVRSPVTTISITAFGQVPPQRVIRRDAAQVGDAIAVTGVHGASHAGLQLLLHPELKQNLTDTEQRTLITAHQRPQPRLDVLPILWEILSSYPPYTHIPIAGMDSSDGLADAILQICHTSGVGAVLEASQIPLPATFNHWLTPEKALEYALYGGEDFELVLCLPLVLAQNLVAKLGKNAAIVGTITTGSQVILQDQHKKIPDQVLTLDQGFQHFSS; encoded by the coding sequence ATGACTAAAATTAAAGATATTGGCGAACAAGGTGTTTTAAAAAAATTGCAGCGTTTCTGTCCCCCAGGAATGATTGGGGATGATGCAGCAGTGCTTTTAACTGCACCAGATAAATCTTTAGTGGTGACAACAGATGTGCTGGTTGATGGTGTGCATTTTAGCAATGTCACTACATCGCCTGAAGATGCTGGTTGGCGGGCTGTGGCTGCTAATTTATCCGATTTGGCCGCAATGGGGGCTGATCCTCTAGGAATTACCGTCGGTTTGGGATTACCTGGGGAAGTGCTGGTGAGTTGGGTTGAAAGATTCTACGAGGGAATGACAGAATGCCTCCAGAAATACAATACCGTAATTGTGGGCGGTGATATTGTGCGATCGCCTGTAACTACTATTTCTATTACCGCCTTTGGTCAAGTTCCTCCCCAGAGGGTTATCCGTCGTGATGCTGCTCAAGTGGGTGATGCGATCGCCGTCACAGGAGTTCACGGAGCATCCCACGCAGGCTTACAATTGCTCTTGCATCCCGAATTAAAGCAAAACCTCACCGATACCGAACAAAGGACACTGATCACAGCCCACCAACGACCGCAACCCAGATTAGATGTTTTACCCATACTCTGGGAAATTCTTTCATCCTACCCCCCATATACCCATATCCCTATCGCTGGCATGGACAGCAGCGACGGCTTGGCAGATGCGATTTTGCAAATTTGCCACACCAGTGGTGTTGGCGCTGTCCTAGAAGCCAGCCAAATACCCTTACCAGCAACTTTTAACCACTGGCTAACACCCGAAAAAGCTTTAGAATATGCCCTTTACGGCGGAGAAGACTTTGAATTAGTGCTGTGCTTACCATTGGTTCTCGCCCAGAATTTAGTAGCAAAACTCGGTAAAAACGCCGCCATAGTTGGAACAATTACCACAGGTTCCCAAGTAATACTGCAAGACCAACATAAAAAAATCCCCGACCAAGTTTTAACTCTGGACCAGGGATTTCAACATTTCAGTTCATAG
- a CDS encoding YbaB/EbfC family nucleoid-associated protein → MTGKGQGFGFGLGKMRELADAFKKAQQVQEGAKQLQEELEQMEIEGESGGGLVKVIVSGNQEPKRVEISPDALAQGAELLSDLVTVAMKDAYNKSTATMRERMEDLTSGLELPGF, encoded by the coding sequence ATGACAGGAAAAGGCCAGGGATTCGGTTTTGGTTTGGGAAAAATGAGAGAACTCGCAGACGCTTTCAAAAAGGCGCAGCAAGTTCAAGAAGGCGCTAAACAGCTTCAAGAAGAATTGGAGCAAATGGAAATCGAGGGAGAGTCCGGCGGTGGACTGGTTAAGGTAATTGTCAGTGGGAACCAAGAACCCAAGCGGGTGGAAATTTCCCCAGATGCCCTAGCACAAGGTGCGGAATTACTTTCTGACCTCGTGACAGTAGCAATGAAAGATGCCTACAACAAGTCCACTGCAACAATGCGCGAACGCATGGAAGACTTGACTAGCGGTCTGGAACTACCTGGATTTTAG
- the murB gene encoding UDP-N-acetylmuramate dehydrogenase, translating into MKISQAAANVCTIFASTTQKQETEDSSDSKIIYLKDTDCAIKSQASLSAFTSYRVGGAAQWYVAPRNLEALQASVEYAKEHELPVTILGAGSNLLVSDRGLPGLVISTRHLRHSHFDPQTGQLTVAAGESIPTLAWEAAKLGWQGLEWAVGIPGTVGGAVVMNAGAHNSCIADMLVSAEVLSPDGTLETLTPAQIGYSYRSSSLQSSESPTEKGCQRIVTQATFQLQPGTDPALVLAATKQHKQHRLTTQPYNFPSCGSVFRNPTPYSAGWLIEQTGLKGYQIGGAQVALLHANFIVNRGGAKASDIFSLISHIQQQVKEHWSICLQPEVKMIGEFQAAG; encoded by the coding sequence ATGAAAATCTCCCAGGCAGCTGCAAATGTCTGCACAATTTTTGCTTCAACTACACAGAAGCAGGAAACAGAAGATTCTAGTGATAGTAAAATAATTTACTTAAAAGACACTGATTGTGCTATTAAGTCACAAGCTTCGTTATCTGCATTTACTTCTTATCGAGTTGGGGGAGCTGCTCAATGGTACGTTGCTCCTCGCAATTTAGAAGCACTGCAAGCCAGTGTTGAGTATGCAAAAGAACATGAATTGCCTGTAACAATCTTAGGTGCTGGTTCTAATCTTTTAGTGAGCGATCGCGGTTTACCCGGCTTAGTCATTTCTACTCGTCATCTGCGCCATAGCCACTTTGACCCCCAAACCGGTCAATTAACCGTAGCAGCCGGAGAATCAATTCCCACCTTGGCATGGGAAGCAGCAAAATTAGGTTGGCAAGGATTAGAGTGGGCTGTTGGTATCCCTGGAACTGTTGGGGGTGCTGTAGTCATGAATGCTGGGGCGCATAATAGCTGTATCGCAGATATGTTAGTTAGCGCCGAAGTCCTTTCGCCCGATGGGACATTAGAAACTCTCACCCCCGCTCAGATAGGTTACAGCTATCGCTCTTCATCGCTCCAAAGTAGCGAATCTCCTACAGAAAAGGGTTGCCAACGCATTGTTACCCAAGCCACCTTTCAACTCCAACCAGGCACTGATCCAGCATTAGTTTTGGCAGCAACCAAGCAACACAAACAACATCGACTAACTACCCAGCCCTACAATTTCCCTAGCTGTGGCAGCGTCTTCCGCAATCCTACACCTTATTCTGCTGGCTGGTTAATTGAACAAACAGGTTTAAAAGGCTACCAAATTGGCGGAGCGCAAGTAGCATTATTACACGCTAATTTTATCGTCAATCGTGGCGGGGCTAAAGCCAGCGATATTTTCTCTCTCATTAGTCATATCCAGCAGCAAGTCAAAGAACATTGGTCGATTTGCTTACAGCCAGAAGTAAAAATGATCGGTGAGTTTCAGGCGGCTGGTTAA